The proteins below come from a single Sorghum bicolor cultivar BTx623 chromosome 4, Sorghum_bicolor_NCBIv3, whole genome shotgun sequence genomic window:
- the LOC8055336 gene encoding pentatricopeptide repeat-containing protein At5g14770, mitochondrial, producing MAASPPHALAPSLQASFLCSLALAFLRAGRFSAASHVVFSLPASPPARLLRRLIPALASSGLAAAAVCFRPVPGDTLTLNSIILSYCSLRSLRPALSLLRSSSGPQSQSQVAADTVSYNIFLAALSEQGHGRLAPPVLSEMCKRGVSWDGVTVSTALVGLCRTGLVGEAAALAEMLVRGRGIDGLDVVGWNALIDGYCKVQDMAAALAVVERMTTQGVALDVVGYNSLVAGFFHSGDADAALEVVERMKADGVEPNVVTYTALIGEYCKGKGMDEAFSLYEGMVRSGVLPDVVTLSALVDGLCRDGQFSEAYALFREMDKIGVAPNHVTYCTLIDSLAKARRGSESLGLLGEMVSRGVVMDLVMYTALMDRLGKEGKIEEAKDVLRHAQSDNITPNFVTYTVLVDAHCRAGNIDGAEQVLLQMEEKSVIPNVVTFSSIINGLVKRGCLGKAADYMRKMKDSGIAPNVVTYGTLIDGFFKFQGQEAALDVYRDMLHEGVEANNFVVDSLVNGLRKNGNIEGAEALFKDMDERGLLLDHVNYTTLMDGLFKTGNMPAAFKVGQELMEKNLSPDAVVYNVFINCLCTLGKFSEAKSFLKEMRNTGLEPDQATYNTMIAARCREGKTSKALKLLKEMKRNSIKPNLITYTTLVVGLLEAGVVKKAKFLLNEMASAGFAPTSLTHQRVLQACSGSRRPDVILEIHELMMGAGLHADITVYNTLVHVLCCHGMARNATVVLDEMLTRGIAPDTITFNALILGHCKSSHLDNAFAIYAQMLHQGLSPNIATFNTLLGGLESAGRIGEADTVLSDMKKVGLEPNNLTYDILVTGYAKKSNKVEALRLYCEMVSKGFIPKASTYNSLMSDFAKAGMMNQAKELFSEMKRRGVLHTSSTYDILLNGWSKLRNGIEVRILLKDMKELGFKPSKGTISSMSRAFSRPGMTGEARRLLKTLFKV from the coding sequence atggcGGCCTCTCCGCCTCATGCCTTAGCCCCGTCCCTCCAGGCCTCCTTCCTCTGCTCCCTCGCGCTCGCCTTCCTCCGGGCCGGCCGCTTCTCCGCCGCCTCCCACGTCGTCTTCTCACTCCCCGCCTCGCCTCCCGCacgcctcctccgccgcctcatccccgccctcgcctcctcgggcctcgccgccgccgccgtctgctTCCGCCCCGTCCCAGGTGACACCCTCACCCTCAACTCCATCATCCTCTCCTACTGTAGCCTCCGCTCGCTCCGTCCCGCGTTGAGCCTGCTCCGTTCCTCCTCGGGGCCCCAGTCGCAGTCGCAGGTCGCGGCTGACACCGTCAGCTACAACATCTTCCTCGCTGCCCTCTCCGAGCAGGGCCACGGGAGGCTCGCGCCGCCTGTGCTCTCGGAGATGTGCAAGCGCGGCGTGTCCTGGGACGGGGTCACCGTGAGCACGGCGCTCGTGGGGCTGTGTAGGACCGGCCTGGtcggcgaggccgcggccttGGCGGAGATGTTGGTCCGAGGCCGAGGAATTGATGGATTGGATGTGGTGGGATGGAATGCTCTCATTGACGGCTACTGTAAAGTCCAGGACATGGCCGCGGCTTTGGCGGTGGTGGAGAGGATGACAACACAAGGGGTGGCGCTTGACGTGGTGGGGTATAATTCCTTGGTTGCCGGGTTCTTCCACTCCGGCGATGCTGATGCTGCACTGGAGGTAGTGGAGAGGATGAAGGCGGATGGGGTGGAGCCGAATGTGGTGACGTacacggccctcatcggggagTATTGTAAGGGGAAGGGGATGGACGAGGCATTCAGTTTGTACGAGGGGATGGTCAGGTCGGGTGTGCTGCCTGATGTGGTCACGCTCAGTGCTCTTGTCGATGGCCTCTGCAGGGATGGCCAGTTCTCAGAGGCATATGCGCTTTTCAGGGAGATGGACAAGATCGGAGTCGCGCCGAACCATGTGACCTATTGTACGCTTATTGATTCATTAGCGAAAGCGCGGAGGGGCAGTGAGTCACTTGGTCTATTGGGAGAGATGGTTTCAAGGGGCGTGGTCATGGATCTGGTCATGTATACAGCTCTGATGGACCGTTTAGGTAAGGAAGGGAAGATTGAGGAAGCTAAGGATGTGCTTCGGCATGCTCAGTCGGATAATATTACTCCCAACTTTGTAACTTACACTGTACTGGTCGATGCACACTGCAGAGCTGGCAATATCGATGGTGCAGAGCAGGTGTTGTTGCAAATGGAGGAGAAATCTGTTATCCCGAATGTTGTCACATTCTCATCGATCATCAATGGTCTTGTTAAAAGGGGATGCCTCGGCAAAGCAGCTGATTATATGAGGAAGATGAAGGACAGTGGCATTGCTCCTAATGTTGTGACTTATGGAACACTTATCGATGGCTTCTTCAAGTTCCAGGGGCAAGAAGCAGCTCTTGATGTGTACCGTGATATGTTGCATGAGGGTGTTGAGGCAAACAACTTTGTCGTTGACTCACTGGTGAATGGTTTGAGAAAGAATGGGAATATAGAAGGAGCTGAAGCATTATTTAAAGATATGGATGAACGTGGTCTGTTGCTTGACCATGTCAATTATACCACCTTAATGGATGGGCTTTTTAAAACAGGAAACATGCCAGCTGCTTTTAAGGTTGGTCAGGAGTTGATGGAGAAAAACCTGTCACCTGATGCTGTTGTCTATAATGTGTTTATCAATTGCCTTTGCACGCTTGGCAAGTTCAGTGAAGCAAAATCCTTTTTGAAAGAGATGAGAAATACAGGCTTAGAACCTGATCAAGCAACATATAACACTATGATTGCTGCACGGTGCAGGGAAGGAAAGACCTCCAAAGCTCTAAAGCTACTGAAAGAAATGAAGCGGAATTCAATAAAGCCTAATCTAATCACATATACTACACTTGTTGTGGGCCTTCTTGAGGCCGGGGTTGTGAAAAAGGCAAAATTTTTGCTAAATGAGATGGCTTCTGCTGGATTCGCTCCGACCTCTCTGACTCATCAAAGGGTGCTGCAAGCATGTTCTGGAAGCCGGAGGCCagatgtgattttggaaattcaTGAGTTGATGATGGGTGCTGGTCTTCATGCTGATATCACTGTCTATAATACACTCGTGCATGTTTTGTGTTGCCATGGAATGGCAAGGAATGCTACAGTTGTTTTGGATGAAATGTTGACGAGAGGAATTGCACCAGACACTATCACATTCAATGCTCTCATTCTTGGCCATTGTAAGAGCAGCCATCTGGATAATGCATTTGCAATCTATGCTCAGATGCTTCATCAAGGGCTCTCACCTAATATAGCTACATTTAACACACTTCTGGGTGGCCTTGAGTCTGCTGGTAGAATTGGCGAAGCGGATACTGTTCTCAGTGATATGAAGAAGGTGGGCCTTGAGCCCAATAATCTCACCTATGATATACTGGTGACAGGATATGCAAAGAAAAGCAACAAAGTTGAAGCACTGAGGCTGTATTGTGAGATGGTGAGTAAAGGCTTTATTCCCAAAGCAAGCACGTATAATTCACTCATGAGTGACTTTGCTAAAGCTGGAATGATGAATCAAGCTAAAGAATTGTTCAGTGAGATGAAAAGGAGAGGAGTTTTACACACATCATCAACTTATGATATCCTTTTGAATGGATGGTCAAAGCTTAGAAATGGAATTGAGGTAAGAATACTTCTCAAAGATATGAAAGAGCTAGGATTTAAACCATCTAAAGGCACTATCAGTTCTATGTCCAGAGCATTTTCAAGGCCGGGCATGACTGGGGAAGCTCGACGTTTACTTAAGACCCTTTTCAAGGTTTAG
- the LOC8059712 gene encoding zinc finger protein ZAT5, translated as MQTSSELQLLVAQRNKTTNTNTKTAALTTLLMTTPTPTPTSSSTDDHSTADLAQVDDDSHGHHQPLAAAVKRKQRTKRPRHHPPAAASSCASASVSSSESTTTEEEDMAHCLILLAQGASVVDSKPSPPVVLPSSTAPHQSQAPPRAERYTSRKYTEAAATPDGVRAGFYVYECKTCNKCFPTFQALGGHRASHKKPRLAATADGDIAAAVNVDGTTTTGTMATASPSAPPPLVVQPRPLQTAAIDAAAAATAGAFPDVTITTALSLSSVATASGKLRVHECSICGAEFASGQALGGHMRRHRPLNAPDRAVTVTTAIVAADTTGNSNSKKESSAGINLELDLNLPAPSDEEAVVSRLPPPPAVMLGLGQFNDGKKAGLMLTASALVDCHY; from the coding sequence ATGCAAACATCGTCGGAGCTGCAGCTGCTGGTGGCCCAAAGGAACAAGACCACCAACACCAACACCAAGACGGCGGCGCTCACCACCCTTCTCAtgacgacgccgacgccgacgccgacctcGTCCTCCACCGACGACCACTCCACCGCCGACCTGGCGCAGGTGGACGACGACAGCCACGGTCACCACCagcccctcgccgccgccgtcaagcGCAAGCAGCGCACCAAGAGGCCGCGCCACCACCCGCCCGCCGCGGCCTCCTCCTGCGCCTCCGCGTCCGTGTCATCGTCTGAAAGCACCACCACCGAGGAGGAGGACATGGCGCACTGCCTCATCCTCCTCGCCCAGGGCGCCTCCGTCGTCGACTCCAAGCCCTCGCCGCCGGTGGTGCTTCCGTCGTCCACGGCGCCGCACCAGAGCCAGGCGCCGCCGAGGGCCGAGAGGTACACCAGCCGCAAGTACACGGAGGCGGCCGCCACGCCGGACGGCGTCAGGGCCGGCTTCTACGTCTACGAGTGCAAGACCTGCAACAAGTGCTTCCCCACCTTCCAGGCGCTCGGCGGCCACCGCGCCAGCCACAAGAAACCGCGcctcgccgccaccgccgaTGGCGACATCGCCGCCGCGGTCAACGTCGACGGCACCACCACCACAGGAACGATGGCGACCGCGTCGCCGTCCGCACCTCCTCCCCTAGTCGTTCAGCCGCGTCCTCTCCAGACGGCCGCgatcgacgccgccgccgccgccacggcaGGCGCCTTCCCGGACGTCACCATCACCACCGCGCTCAGCCTCAGCAGCGTCGCCACCGCGAGCGGCAAGCTGAGGGTCCACGAGTGCTCCATATGCGGCGCCGAGTTCGCGTCGGGGCAGGCGCTGGGCGGCCACATGCGGCGCCACCGCCCGCTTAACGCGCCGGACCGCGCGGTCACCGTCACCACGGCGATCGTTGCCGCGGACACCACCGGTAACAGCAACAGCAAGAAGGAAAGCAGCGCAGGCATCAACCTGGAGCTGGACCTCAACCTGCCGGCGCCGTCCGACGAGGAAGCCGTCGTGTCGCGTCTTCCGCCACCGCCGGCCGTCATGCTCGGTCTCGGCCAGTTCAACGACGGCAAGAAAGCTGGGCTCATGCTGACAGCCTCAGCACTGGTGGATTGCCATTATTAA